The Polycladomyces zharkentensis genome window below encodes:
- the argF gene encoding ornithine carbamoyltransferase: protein MSVALVPVQAEPLKGRDCLSLADWKPEEIELILDVAQKLKEKQRRGERYTPLAGKTLAMIFDKPSTRTRVSFETGIAQLGGYALSLNRNELQLGRGETIADTARVLSRYVDGILIRTFEHRTVIELARYAEVPVINGLTDLHHPCQVLADLLTLREKKGSLVGLKLAFVGDGNNVAHSLLHGCAAMGVHISVAAPEGYQPLSEVVEEARQIAKDTGAEITITTDPAEAVQQADAVYTDVWASMGQEEEKELRKQIFGGYQVDAELMSKAKPDAVFLHCLPAYRGWEVTADVLDGPQSVVWDQAENRLHAQKALMLLLMG, encoded by the coding sequence GTGAGTGTCGCATTGGTTCCCGTACAAGCAGAACCGTTGAAAGGACGGGACTGCCTGTCGCTGGCAGATTGGAAACCGGAAGAAATTGAACTGATTTTGGATGTGGCCCAAAAATTGAAGGAAAAACAGCGCCGCGGAGAGCGCTACACTCCGTTGGCCGGCAAAACGCTGGCCATGATTTTCGACAAACCGTCCACCCGGACGCGGGTATCGTTTGAAACGGGGATTGCCCAACTTGGGGGATATGCGCTCTCATTGAACCGAAATGAACTGCAATTGGGCCGGGGTGAGACCATCGCGGACACCGCCCGCGTACTGTCCCGCTACGTGGACGGGATCCTGATCCGCACCTTTGAGCACCGCACCGTGATCGAATTGGCCCGGTACGCCGAGGTGCCCGTCATCAACGGACTGACCGACCTGCACCATCCGTGTCAGGTGTTGGCCGACCTGCTCACCCTTCGGGAGAAAAAAGGATCGTTGGTCGGCTTGAAGCTGGCTTTCGTGGGCGATGGGAACAACGTGGCCCATTCCCTCCTTCACGGTTGTGCAGCGATGGGCGTTCACATTTCTGTCGCCGCTCCGGAAGGGTATCAGCCGTTGTCGGAAGTGGTGGAGGAAGCACGGCAAATCGCCAAGGATACGGGAGCGGAGATCACGATTACGACCGACCCGGCTGAAGCGGTCCAGCAGGCCGATGCCGTCTATACCGATGTGTGGGCCAGCATGGGTCAGGAAGAGGAAAAAGAACTCCGCAAACAAATCTTCGGCGGCTATCAGGTGGATGCGGAATTGATGAGCAAGGCGAAGCCGGATGCCGTTTTCCTCCACTGCCTGCCCGCCTATCGCGGATGGGAAGTGACCGCCGACGTATTGGACGGACCGCAATCGGTCGTGTGGGATCAAGCGGAAAACCGCCTGCACGCCCAGAAAGCGCTGATGTTGTTGTTGATGGGTTGA
- a CDS encoding MFS transporter, which translates to MTWVQQRWLIFCIASGVFASVMSTSMLAIAFPDLVQFFSISYETLQYRNILFFTFFAVGLPFFGKITDRIGARPMYLTGLSLFVLSCLMCSVMTRWYGFLFFQSTQAVADAMIVPAIVTLIRHHFPDERVGWAFGWFSATLSLATIVGPATGGLILKFYEWHALFLVLAFCALISLTLGWIRIPAHHARENPSEDASIPWISSLSLLAGIIFLQMFLLESDNIVMLVTALLALGGFCYGEARHTPLLPGGFYRNARFLNACIRVFLIFMVINTVSLYGPGYLRDVHHWPTDRIGWVILVESAIGMLLANLAGRAADRYPLLAMGGGMGMSLFGIGLLLWSAFGIGSIWIFLLIYLIIGIGHTLTMPAQNKIALLSVSRRQTGNYMGLFQMIQFITGAFAAGVFGSRVEAGGAGKIDLLGFRWTMWICVGLLVGAFVTVLVDRYLSKRRTDQSDATALAVDKSVEGEG; encoded by the coding sequence GTGACATGGGTACAACAGCGATGGTTGATCTTTTGCATTGCTTCGGGTGTGTTTGCCAGCGTGATGAGCACCTCCATGCTCGCCATTGCGTTTCCCGATCTCGTCCAATTCTTTTCGATCAGTTATGAGACACTTCAGTACAGAAACATCCTGTTCTTTACTTTTTTTGCGGTCGGGCTTCCGTTTTTCGGCAAAATCACGGATCGCATCGGTGCCCGACCGATGTATTTGACGGGGTTGTCCCTGTTTGTTTTGTCCTGTTTGATGTGCAGCGTGATGACCCGTTGGTACGGCTTTTTGTTTTTCCAATCAACACAGGCTGTTGCCGATGCGATGATCGTCCCGGCGATCGTGACACTGATCCGGCACCATTTTCCCGACGAGCGGGTGGGGTGGGCATTCGGCTGGTTTTCTGCCACACTGTCATTGGCCACCATCGTGGGACCCGCTACGGGGGGATTGATTCTCAAATTCTACGAATGGCACGCGCTCTTTCTCGTTCTGGCCTTTTGCGCGCTGATCAGCCTGACGCTCGGTTGGATACGCATTCCCGCCCATCATGCGCGTGAAAACCCGTCCGAAGATGCGTCCATCCCTTGGATCAGCAGTTTGTCATTGTTGGCGGGGATCATCTTTTTGCAGATGTTTTTGTTGGAGTCGGACAACATCGTCATGCTGGTCACGGCACTTTTGGCCCTTGGCGGATTTTGCTACGGAGAGGCACGTCACACGCCTCTGTTGCCCGGAGGGTTTTATCGGAATGCCCGTTTTCTGAACGCCTGTATACGTGTCTTTCTGATTTTTATGGTGATCAACACCGTCTCCCTCTACGGTCCCGGTTATCTGCGGGATGTTCATCATTGGCCGACGGATCGAATCGGATGGGTGATCTTGGTCGAGTCGGCGATCGGAATGCTTTTGGCCAATCTGGCTGGCAGGGCGGCGGACCGGTATCCGTTGTTGGCGATGGGGGGCGGTATGGGGATGAGCCTTTTCGGGATCGGCCTGTTGTTGTGGTCGGCTTTCGGTATCGGTTCCATATGGATATTTCTCTTGATCTACTTGATCATCGGTATCGGTCATACCCTCACCATGCCCGCGCAGAACAAAATCGCGCTGCTGAGTGTTTCGAGGCGACAAACGGGCAACTATATGGGACTCTTTCAAATGATTCAGTTTATTACGGGGGCATTCGCAGCGGGTGTGTTCGGTTCACGGGTGGAGGCAGGCGGAGCGGGAAAGATTGACCTCTTGGGATTTCGGTGGACGATGTGGATCTGTGTGGGATTGTTGGTCGGAGCGTTCGTTACGGTCTTGGTGGATCGGTATCTGTCCAAAAGGCGGACGGATCAATCTGACGCCACGGCGCTGGCCGTTGACAAATCCGTTGAGGGAGAGGGATGA
- the argB gene encoding acetylglutamate kinase produces the protein MDTGNIMVIKIGGSVTDQLHPSFFSTCVSLWERGWQPIIVHGGGPWINRWLEKAGITPRFVDGLRITDADTLEVVEMVLAGVMNKHLVTRFTQAGARAIGISGVDGELLRVKQRDPALGYVGDVTEVNPGILQGLLDQGWLPVVASLGVDATGQHYNVNADHVAGAIAQALKAHTLALVTDVPGIWKVENGQKRVLRRVTPEQIDDMIEDGTIAGGMIPKVTAGMRCLSGEVERVMIVDGRAPQEWKDDNQTVFAGTSIVREW, from the coding sequence ATGGATACCGGCAATATCATGGTCATCAAAATCGGCGGCAGTGTGACGGATCAGCTTCATCCATCGTTCTTTTCCACCTGCGTCTCTCTCTGGGAGCGGGGGTGGCAGCCCATCATCGTACACGGAGGCGGTCCCTGGATCAACCGCTGGCTGGAGAAAGCCGGGATCACGCCCCGCTTTGTTGACGGATTGCGCATCACGGACGCCGATACATTGGAAGTGGTCGAGATGGTACTGGCCGGTGTGATGAACAAACATTTGGTTACGCGGTTCACCCAAGCCGGTGCGCGGGCAATCGGAATCAGCGGGGTTGACGGCGAGCTGCTTCGGGTGAAACAACGCGATCCCGCCCTGGGTTATGTGGGCGACGTGACGGAGGTAAACCCAGGTATTTTGCAGGGGTTGCTGGATCAAGGATGGTTGCCCGTCGTCGCATCGCTGGGTGTGGATGCAACCGGTCAACACTACAACGTCAACGCCGATCACGTCGCGGGGGCAATTGCACAGGCGCTGAAGGCGCACACCTTGGCTCTGGTGACCGACGTCCCCGGCATCTGGAAGGTGGAAAACGGGCAGAAGCGTGTACTGCGACGCGTCACACCCGAGCAGATTGACGACATGATCGAAGATGGCACGATCGCCGGCGGCATGATCCCAAAAGTGACAGCCGGGATGCGGTGCTTGAGCGGTGAAGTGGAACGCGTGATGATCGTCGACGGACGCGCTCCGCAGGAGTGGAAAGACGATAACCAAACGGTGTTTGCAGGCACCAGCATTGTAAGGGAGTGGTGA
- a CDS encoding acetylornithine transaminase yields the protein MALFPTYTRVPVRVASGSGSILLDEDGKRYLDFTSGLGVCNLGHCHPAVTTAVEAQLKQLWHVSNLFHIPLQEQVADLLVQASGLGAVFFCNSGAEANEAAIKLARKYAREKQGIERPVILTFRKSFHGRTLATLTATGQDKVKTGFDPLPEGFVYATYNDLRSVEEALTPDVAGVFLELVQGEGGVRPADPAFVEGLARLCADKGVLLMVDEVQTGIGRTGKLFACEHYGIVPDIMTLAKGLGNGMPVGAMLAQAKYADVFGPGSHASTFGGNPLAMAAARAVLTEMTESDVLSRAAEHGTWLITRLKEKVEGRPGVVEVRGLGLMIGIELNQPVTPVIEAARRRGLLVSPAGPQVVRLLPPLVTKRAQLEEAVDILTAALEEVEKGESVSGVGHGGRI from the coding sequence GTGGCTTTGTTTCCGACCTACACGCGGGTTCCGGTCCGCGTGGCGAGTGGCAGTGGCAGTATCCTGCTGGATGAAGACGGCAAGCGTTATCTGGATTTCACTTCCGGTTTGGGCGTGTGCAACCTGGGTCATTGCCACCCGGCCGTGACGACGGCAGTGGAGGCCCAGCTGAAACAATTGTGGCATGTGTCCAATTTGTTTCACATTCCGTTGCAGGAACAGGTGGCGGATTTGCTGGTGCAAGCCAGCGGCCTGGGAGCGGTATTTTTCTGCAACAGCGGGGCGGAGGCAAACGAAGCGGCCATCAAACTGGCGCGGAAATACGCCCGTGAAAAACAGGGGATCGAACGTCCCGTCATTCTCACGTTCCGAAAATCCTTTCATGGCAGGACGCTGGCCACATTGACGGCGACGGGGCAGGACAAGGTGAAAACGGGGTTTGACCCCTTGCCGGAAGGCTTCGTTTACGCCACTTATAACGACTTGAGATCGGTAGAAGAGGCACTGACCCCGGATGTGGCCGGAGTGTTTCTGGAACTGGTACAGGGTGAAGGAGGCGTCCGGCCCGCCGATCCGGCGTTTGTGGAGGGATTGGCCCGGTTGTGCGCCGACAAGGGTGTGCTTCTGATGGTGGATGAAGTGCAGACCGGAATCGGACGGACCGGCAAACTGTTCGCCTGTGAACATTATGGTATCGTGCCGGATATCATGACGTTGGCCAAAGGGTTGGGGAACGGGATGCCGGTTGGGGCGATGCTGGCCCAAGCCAAATATGCGGATGTGTTCGGACCAGGTTCGCACGCCTCCACGTTTGGTGGCAATCCGCTGGCGATGGCGGCCGCAAGGGCGGTACTCACGGAGATGACGGAATCGGATGTGTTGTCTCGGGCGGCAGAGCACGGCACCTGGCTGATCACCCGTTTGAAAGAGAAGGTGGAGGGTCGGCCAGGAGTGGTGGAAGTACGCGGGTTGGGACTGATGATCGGGATCGAGTTGAACCAACCCGTCACCCCGGTGATCGAGGCTGCTCGTCGACGCGGTTTGCTGGTGAGCCCTGCGGGACCGCAGGTTGTTCGTTTGTTGCCGCCGCTGGTCACGAAGCGTGCCCAATTGGAAGAAGCGGTGGATATCCTGACAGCCGCATTGGAGGAGGTGGAGAAGGGTGAAAGCGTATCTGGTGTTGGACACGGGGGACGTATATGA
- a CDS encoding carbamoyl phosphate synthase small subunit has translation MKAYLVLDTGDVYEGTWIGRPSEVLGEVVFTTGMTGYQEVLTDPSYAGQIVTFTYPLLGNYGIVPGEEESIRPHCAGVILSEAYEQADTSLGEWLHRHGVTGIAGVDTRTVVKIVREKECVRGVISPVPNPQVKEWPDPCSLRWVSQVSVTSPVTYTGEPFAPHIVLVDFGAKASILRSLQELGCRVTVVPFHLSPSEVAKLEPDGLLFSNGPGDPKALLPYLSEWVPFIQRIPTLGICLGHQLLALAMGGDTARLSFGHRGSNHPVKELETGRVWITSQNHGYAVREESLDPAQWRVTHRHIHDGSVEGIAHRQYPIQGVQFHPEAHPGPSDAAEIFQRFIETVQQKRKVTIHVG, from the coding sequence GTGAAAGCGTATCTGGTGTTGGACACGGGGGACGTATATGAAGGCACTTGGATCGGGCGTCCGTCGGAAGTGTTGGGCGAAGTGGTGTTCACCACCGGTATGACCGGTTACCAGGAGGTACTGACCGATCCGTCCTATGCGGGACAGATCGTGACGTTTACCTATCCGCTGTTGGGCAATTACGGTATCGTGCCGGGAGAGGAGGAGAGCATCCGCCCGCACTGCGCCGGTGTTATTTTGAGTGAAGCATACGAGCAGGCGGACACCTCATTGGGTGAATGGCTGCACCGTCACGGCGTGACCGGCATCGCCGGCGTGGATACGCGCACGGTGGTGAAGATTGTCCGTGAAAAGGAATGCGTGCGTGGGGTGATCTCCCCCGTACCGAATCCGCAGGTGAAAGAATGGCCCGATCCCTGTTCCCTGCGCTGGGTGAGCCAAGTGTCGGTGACCAGTCCCGTGACCTATACCGGAGAACCCTTCGCTCCCCATATCGTGCTGGTGGATTTCGGGGCGAAAGCCTCCATTTTGCGGTCATTGCAGGAGTTGGGTTGCCGGGTGACCGTGGTACCGTTCCATCTGTCTCCGTCGGAGGTGGCCAAATTGGAACCCGACGGATTGCTCTTTTCCAACGGACCCGGTGATCCGAAAGCGTTATTGCCATATTTGTCCGAGTGGGTGCCGTTCATCCAACGCATCCCCACGTTGGGCATTTGCCTAGGCCATCAGTTGCTGGCTTTGGCGATGGGGGGGGACACGGCCCGCCTGTCGTTCGGCCATCGCGGAAGCAATCATCCCGTCAAGGAACTGGAAACAGGACGGGTGTGGATCACGTCGCAAAACCACGGATACGCGGTGCGTGAAGAATCGCTGGACCCGGCCCAATGGCGGGTGACGCACCGACATATCCACGACGGATCAGTGGAGGGAATCGCCCACCGGCAATACCCGATTCAGGGCGTGCAATTCCATCCCGAGGCACATCCGGGGCCGTCGGATGCTGCGGAAATCTTCCAGCGTTTCATCGAGACGGTACAGCAGAAGAGGAAGGTGACGATCCATGTCGGCTGA
- the carB gene encoding carbamoyl-phosphate synthase (glutamine-hydrolyzing) large subunit: MSADAVNPEQPAPNPQPVRSVLVIGSGPIVIGQAAEFDYSGTQACLALKEEGIRVILINNNPATMMTDPDVADVIYMEPLTVEVVTEIIKRERPDGLLATMGGQTGLNLAVALHEKGILEQYGVRLLGTPIETIIKGEDREAFKQMMADIGEPVPRSQTVSTVEEAVAFAGEIGYPAIIRPAYTLGGFGGGIARNETELREIARKGLAASPIRQILVEQSILGWKEIEYEVMRDQADTCITVCNMENIDPVGIHTGDSIVVAPSQTLTDRQYQQLRTVACKVIRALGVIGGCNIQFAVHPETGEYAIIEVNPRVSRSSALASKATGYPIARIAAKLAVGYRLDECINPVTGHTFASFEPALDYVVVKLPRWPFDKFPYGERKLGTQMKATGEVMALGRNLESAMYKAIRSLDMGLDALVLPQFADWSDEALIQGLKEADDRRLFLIGEAFRRGWSVDQVHQLTGITHFFLHKLQQMVELERQLAGHTWESVPDDLLKKAKEWGVADSWLARTWGVSENWLRARLQQKGWSPSYKWVDTCAAEFVAETPYFYSTWKGNDEVETASAERRVLVVGSGPIRIGQGIEFDYCSVHTVKALKKWGICAVVVNNNPETVSTDYATADRLYFEPLTVEDVWHVAEKELVDGVMVQTGGQTAVKLIQGLEKAGLRLYGTSSDAIDRVEDRELFYRWLNELEIPHIPGATAASPEEVFALAEKLGYPLLLRPSYVIGGQGMMVVHSPAQLAAVMATYDQYGVTEAAYPLLLDRFMEGIEVEVDAVTDGRDVVIPVLVQHVERAGVHSGDSISFLPAIDLPDAVRDRLVDYTERMARSLSHKGLLNIQFVIHDGEVRVLEVNPRASRTVPIVSKVTGVPMIEWATRVQMGEALADFAPTGLLPPPPIVAVKAPVFSAAKLPGVDPVLGPNMKSTGEVLGMGSTPEIAMKKVLPSAVGAPLPELNSRTRVLLSVSDVKKHELGSLVRELSAKGVSLYGTPGTARYILQQWGVEVKSLTEEEWTEWLKANGDKVVVNVATRGNDPKRAGYRLRRACLAWQVPCFTSLETFLWYVRIAEEPTPVEQALVPITATGWKEVVRP, encoded by the coding sequence ATGTCGGCTGATGCAGTGAATCCGGAACAACCGGCGCCAAACCCACAACCTGTTCGCAGCGTGCTGGTGATCGGCTCCGGTCCGATCGTGATCGGTCAGGCCGCCGAATTCGACTATTCCGGTACGCAGGCCTGTCTGGCGCTGAAGGAAGAGGGTATCCGCGTCATCCTGATCAACAACAACCCGGCCACGATGATGACCGATCCGGATGTGGCCGATGTCATCTACATGGAACCGCTCACCGTCGAGGTGGTGACGGAGATTATCAAGCGGGAGCGGCCCGATGGCTTGCTGGCCACGATGGGCGGGCAAACGGGTCTCAACCTGGCGGTGGCCCTGCATGAAAAAGGGATACTGGAGCAATACGGTGTCCGTCTGCTCGGAACGCCGATCGAGACGATCATCAAAGGAGAGGATCGGGAAGCATTCAAGCAGATGATGGCGGACATCGGAGAACCCGTCCCCCGGAGCCAAACTGTGTCGACGGTGGAGGAAGCGGTGGCATTTGCCGGAGAAATCGGCTACCCCGCCATCATCCGCCCGGCCTACACCCTGGGCGGGTTCGGCGGCGGGATCGCCCGGAATGAAACGGAGCTGCGCGAGATCGCCCGCAAAGGCCTCGCGGCCAGCCCCATCCGCCAGATTCTCGTGGAACAGAGCATTTTGGGATGGAAAGAGATTGAATATGAAGTGATGCGGGATCAGGCCGATACGTGCATTACCGTGTGCAATATGGAAAACATCGACCCCGTCGGTATCCACACCGGGGACAGCATCGTCGTGGCCCCGTCACAAACGTTGACCGACCGTCAGTATCAACAGTTGCGGACGGTGGCGTGCAAAGTGATCCGTGCCCTGGGCGTGATCGGCGGGTGTAACATCCAATTCGCCGTTCATCCCGAGACGGGGGAATACGCCATCATCGAGGTGAATCCGCGGGTCAGTCGTTCCAGTGCGCTGGCTTCCAAGGCGACGGGGTATCCGATCGCCCGCATCGCCGCCAAATTGGCGGTGGGATACCGCCTGGACGAGTGTATCAACCCTGTGACGGGCCACACGTTTGCCAGCTTTGAGCCGGCGCTGGATTACGTGGTGGTCAAATTGCCGCGTTGGCCGTTCGATAAATTCCCGTACGGGGAACGCAAGCTCGGCACACAGATGAAGGCCACCGGGGAAGTAATGGCGCTCGGTCGCAACTTGGAATCGGCCATGTACAAAGCGATCCGCTCATTGGACATGGGATTGGACGCGCTGGTATTGCCCCAATTTGCCGACTGGAGCGACGAAGCGTTGATACAAGGCTTGAAGGAAGCCGACGACCGGCGTCTGTTCCTGATCGGAGAAGCCTTCCGTCGCGGCTGGAGTGTGGATCAGGTGCATCAGCTCACCGGCATTACGCACTTTTTCCTGCACAAACTGCAGCAGATGGTGGAGCTGGAACGGCAACTGGCGGGGCACACTTGGGAATCGGTTCCTGACGATCTGTTGAAAAAAGCCAAGGAATGGGGTGTGGCCGACTCCTGGTTGGCACGGACGTGGGGTGTTTCGGAAAACTGGTTGCGTGCACGCTTGCAACAAAAAGGATGGTCTCCGTCATACAAATGGGTGGATACCTGTGCCGCCGAGTTTGTCGCGGAAACCCCGTACTTTTACTCCACCTGGAAAGGCAATGACGAAGTGGAGACCGCATCCGCCGAGCGTCGCGTCTTGGTGGTCGGTTCGGGGCCGATCCGGATCGGGCAGGGCATTGAATTCGACTACTGCTCGGTACACACGGTGAAAGCCCTCAAAAAATGGGGAATCTGCGCCGTGGTAGTGAACAATAATCCCGAGACGGTCAGCACCGACTACGCCACGGCCGACAGATTGTATTTCGAACCGCTCACCGTCGAAGACGTCTGGCATGTCGCCGAAAAAGAGCTGGTCGATGGCGTGATGGTGCAAACCGGCGGGCAGACGGCGGTCAAATTGATTCAGGGCCTGGAGAAAGCAGGTTTGCGTTTGTACGGCACCTCGTCCGATGCGATCGATCGGGTGGAGGATCGGGAGCTGTTTTACCGCTGGTTGAATGAGCTGGAGATCCCGCACATTCCGGGGGCAACAGCCGCCTCTCCCGAGGAGGTTTTCGCACTGGCGGAGAAGCTGGGTTATCCCCTGTTGTTGCGTCCTTCTTATGTGATTGGCGGACAGGGGATGATGGTGGTACACAGCCCCGCCCAACTGGCTGCCGTAATGGCAACGTACGATCAGTATGGCGTGACGGAAGCCGCTTATCCGCTCCTGCTGGACCGGTTCATGGAAGGAATCGAAGTGGAGGTGGACGCCGTCACCGACGGTCGGGACGTTGTCATCCCTGTGTTGGTCCAGCATGTGGAACGGGCCGGTGTTCATTCCGGTGACAGCATTTCGTTCCTGCCGGCGATCGACCTGCCCGACGCGGTACGCGACCGGCTGGTTGATTACACGGAGCGGATGGCTCGTTCCCTGTCACACAAAGGGTTGCTCAACATCCAATTCGTCATCCACGACGGAGAGGTGCGCGTGTTGGAAGTCAACCCGCGTGCATCCCGTACTGTGCCCATCGTCAGCAAGGTGACAGGGGTACCGATGATCGAGTGGGCTACCCGGGTGCAGATGGGCGAAGCCCTGGCCGATTTCGCCCCGACGGGACTGCTTCCTCCGCCTCCGATCGTGGCAGTGAAAGCGCCGGTGTTTTCCGCTGCCAAATTGCCCGGCGTCGATCCCGTCCTCGGCCCCAATATGAAATCGACCGGTGAAGTGTTGGGGATGGGTTCCACACCGGAGATCGCCATGAAAAAAGTATTGCCGTCGGCTGTCGGTGCACCTTTGCCCGAACTGAATTCCCGCACCCGGGTGTTGTTGTCAGTATCCGACGTCAAAAAGCATGAGCTCGGCTCGCTGGTTCGTGAACTGTCCGCCAAAGGGGTCTCGCTTTACGGAACGCCTGGGACAGCCCGTTATATCCTGCAGCAATGGGGAGTCGAGGTGAAGAGCCTGACCGAGGAGGAGTGGACGGAATGGTTGAAGGCCAATGGCGACAAAGTCGTCGTCAATGTGGCCACCCGTGGCAATGATCCCAAGCGCGCGGGGTATCGACTGCGCCGGGCGTGTCTGGCATGGCAGGTGCCTTGCTTCACTTCCCTGGAGACGTTTCTCTGGTATGTCCGCATCGCTGAAGAGCCTACTCCGGTGGAGCAGGCGTTGGTTCCCATTACCGCAACCGGATGGAAGGAGGTCGTCCGACCGTGA
- a CDS encoding vWA domain-containing protein — protein sequence MKKLSFLSVLLIIVFLASACTGAADQPEKAAPKKPIVKTAATTAEGMATEGPGKYAGDKYDETKVQQELKKWPKNLTADQVYTRLVWLLAEDYKPIIKEAKAYKPSFALSKLGNFDPNRQQGDGKNEKKVKKKNIVILIDSSGSMAGKVNGNTKMEEAKQAVKEFAKSLEGDVRISIRAYGHKGSNQPKDKAISCASTEELYPLSTYQEDKFTKVVNSLKPSGWTPLAAAIRGAGQDLQAAHPDEENVVYVVSDGIESCGGDPVKEAKALHQSKVKAVINIIGFDLDDKSQKALEQVAKAGGGEFTNASSGEELRDGFDIWTYIGRVNELNWWSIDNINRLFWERQRAYEYIWDLLGSAVDPGKIGSLSDTEYEHMTAAVQFLVDQKIIPETMGGYDGAVTKKLDKRREKLKEYQAKLQDQKMKEIDDAYNRIMNLLDKIKERENAKAETYMP from the coding sequence ATGAAGAAGCTCTCATTTCTCAGTGTTCTGTTGATTATCGTTTTTCTCGCATCCGCCTGTACGGGTGCAGCAGATCAGCCCGAGAAAGCCGCACCTAAAAAGCCGATCGTGAAAACAGCGGCCACGACGGCAGAAGGTATGGCCACAGAAGGACCGGGGAAGTATGCGGGAGACAAATATGACGAAACGAAGGTACAACAAGAGTTGAAGAAATGGCCAAAAAATCTGACTGCCGATCAAGTGTATACGCGCTTGGTGTGGCTATTGGCGGAGGATTACAAACCCATCATCAAAGAAGCGAAAGCGTACAAACCTTCATTTGCCTTAAGTAAACTGGGAAATTTCGATCCGAACCGGCAACAGGGCGACGGTAAGAATGAAAAGAAAGTGAAAAAGAAAAATATCGTCATCCTGATCGATTCCAGCGGCAGTATGGCTGGTAAAGTGAATGGAAACACCAAGATGGAAGAGGCAAAACAAGCGGTGAAAGAGTTTGCCAAATCACTTGAAGGAGACGTGCGCATCTCCATTCGCGCTTACGGGCACAAAGGCAGCAACCAACCAAAAGATAAAGCGATTTCCTGTGCCAGTACGGAAGAGCTGTATCCATTGTCTACATATCAAGAAGACAAGTTTACGAAAGTCGTCAACTCATTGAAACCGTCCGGTTGGACTCCGCTTGCAGCGGCGATCAGAGGAGCGGGGCAAGATTTACAAGCGGCTCATCCCGATGAGGAAAACGTCGTGTATGTGGTGAGTGACGGTATTGAATCCTGTGGCGGCGATCCGGTGAAAGAAGCGAAAGCGTTGCATCAATCCAAAGTGAAAGCCGTCATCAACATTATCGGGTTTGATTTGGATGACAAAAGCCAGAAGGCATTGGAGCAAGTAGCCAAAGCGGGAGGCGGAGAATTCACCAATGCCAGCTCCGGCGAAGAATTGCGGGACGGGTTTGACATCTGGACATATATCGGCCGTGTGAATGAATTGAATTGGTGGAGCATTGATAACATCAATCGCCTCTTCTGGGAACGGCAACGAGCTTATGAATATATCTGGGATCTGCTGGGAAGCGCCGTTGACCCCGGAAAGATCGGGAGCTTGAGCGACACGGAATATGAACACATGACAGCCGCAGTCCAGTTCTTGGTCGATCAAAAAATCATCCCGGAAACCATGGGCGGATATGATGGAGCTGTAACAAAAAAACTGGACAAACGTCGGGAAAAGTTAAAAGAATATCAAGCCAAGCTTCAAGATCAAAAAATGAAAGAAATTGATGATGCCTATAACCGTATCATGAACTTGCTGGATAAAATCAAAGAGCGGGAAAACGCCAAAGCGGAAACCTATATGCCGTGA